In one window of Mesorhizobium sp. B2-1-1 DNA:
- a CDS encoding patatin-like phospholipase family protein produces MTKNGKAEEVKKINIALQGGGSHGAFSWGVLDRLLEDGRLEIAAVSGTSAGAMNAVALADGFVRGGVEGARKKLDDFWHAVAAKGRFSPVQRMPWDVAWGNWSIENTPGYVFFDTMSRVFSPYVANPLGLNPLRDVVAQGIDFDNVRACKSMELFISATNVETGQLRVFSDGEIDLDTVMASACLPQLFRAVEIKGVPYWDGGYGGNPALYPFFKTAATEDVLLVQINPVVREGTPKSANEIQNRIDEITFNAGLLREFRSIAFVKELIAAGRLPRGEYRDIRMHRIDADEAFKDLSASSKVNAEWAFLAYLRDLGRTAASDWLEENYDAVGKRPTLDLSGEFDDGFKPVRGPAPGRRVKEFLAARKNPEAERRRA; encoded by the coding sequence ATGACGAAGAACGGCAAGGCGGAGGAAGTAAAGAAGATCAACATCGCGCTTCAGGGCGGCGGTTCCCACGGGGCTTTTTCCTGGGGCGTGCTCGACCGGCTTCTGGAGGATGGCCGGCTGGAGATCGCAGCGGTGTCCGGCACAAGCGCGGGCGCGATGAACGCGGTGGCGCTGGCCGACGGCTTCGTTCGCGGCGGCGTCGAAGGCGCGCGCAAGAAGCTCGACGACTTCTGGCATGCGGTGGCGGCGAAGGGCCGGTTCAGCCCGGTGCAGCGCATGCCGTGGGACGTCGCCTGGGGCAATTGGTCGATCGAGAACACGCCGGGTTATGTCTTCTTCGACACCATGTCGCGCGTGTTCTCGCCCTATGTCGCCAACCCGCTCGGCCTCAATCCGCTGCGCGACGTGGTCGCGCAGGGGATCGATTTCGACAATGTACGCGCCTGCAAGTCGATGGAACTGTTCATCTCGGCCACCAATGTCGAGACAGGGCAGTTGCGGGTGTTTTCCGATGGCGAGATCGACCTCGACACAGTGATGGCCTCGGCCTGCCTGCCGCAACTGTTCCGCGCCGTCGAGATCAAGGGCGTGCCCTATTGGGATGGCGGTTATGGCGGCAATCCGGCGCTCTATCCGTTCTTCAAGACGGCTGCCACCGAGGACGTGCTTTTGGTGCAGATCAATCCGGTCGTGCGCGAGGGAACGCCCAAAAGCGCCAATGAGATCCAGAACCGCATCGACGAGATCACCTTCAACGCCGGGCTGCTGCGCGAATTCCGTTCGATCGCCTTCGTCAAGGAACTGATCGCCGCCGGCCGCCTGCCGCGGGGCGAGTACCGGGACATCCGCATGCACCGCATCGACGCCGATGAGGCCTTCAAGGACCTGTCGGCATCATCGAAGGTCAATGCCGAATGGGCATTCCTGGCCTATCTGCGCGATCTTGGCCGCACCGCCGCCAGCGACTGGCTGGAGGAGAACTACGATGCCGTCGGCAAGCGGCCGACGCTCGACCTCTCCGGCGAGTTCGACGACGGCTTCAAGCCGGTGCGGGGTCCGGCACCTGGCCGACGGGTGAAGGAATTCCTGGCCGCGCGCAAGAACCCCGAAGCGGAGCGTCGCCGGGCCTGA
- a CDS encoding efflux RND transporter permease subunit, with protein MDIVRLAIHNARLTISALLFLLAAGWVAYQSTPKEAEPDVPIPMMYISLIYQGISPEDSERLLLRPMESKLKSLKGLKEMRSAAFQGGGYVLVEFQPQTNLATALQDTRSKVQDAKADLPQAAEEPTVNEVNVSEFPVLVVTLSGDVPERLLTAAARELRDRIEEVPGVLEGSLQGARDDLVEVVIDPVKLSSYGLQLDQLMQGVGASNSLVAAGNLEGSEGKYAVKVPSLIETPEDVANLPVVATPNAVVQAKDIATIRSTFKDAETVTRLDGKPAIAIEVKKRIGANLIDTLNHVREVSDTFIKTMPEGMHVTYTQDKSVFVNQLLGDLQNHVMIAVILVFIVILYALSGRASLLIGLAIPSSFLIGILLLAMMGYTINMIVLFSLILAVGMLVDDAIIVTEFAERRMSEGMPKADAFALAAKRMAGPVIAATMTRIAAFSPLLFWPGIIGDFMKYMPITLIVTLSASMLYALVFAPTLGAIFAKAPKHHEDDNRDGWYMAIVKQAVRFPITVLVLTVALLFGVGYAYSKYGAGVEFFPSVEPDYGLLYVHARGNLSLAEMDAATRTAENRLLGWPGVKSVYTRAGKTQGGGQDIPEDVVGVIQYEFVDWRERKSANQILSDLRGVMAGIPGVDVEVRVPEAGPPTGKPIQIRLSAADPAGLDDKAREVAARIAKVPNVIDISDGLPPPGVDWALEVDRAKAAQYGISPTSVGTVVQLVTNGLKLSEYRPAGADDAVDIRLRLPEDRRTLSTLDELRVQTSQGSVPISNFVVRKPEPTVGILNRIDGARTVVVQANVAAGAQVAAVQEQVTKAVSDMDLGSGIRWKLAGSNEDSAEASAFLSKAFGAAIFLIFLVLLAQFNKFTSVWLVLSCVVMATIGVFLGLLLTGEAFGIVMSGIGVIALAGVVVNNNIVLIDTYDRLREEGWDKMEAVLQTCRERARPVVLTAVSAILGVLPIAFGLGLEIFHHETTINAPSTQWWISLSSAIVFGLSFATVLTLVVTPSMLMVFTRAKVKPGARRGWFSRLLRRGKREISPQEPAADGDAEPAVAFPKAAE; from the coding sequence ATGGATATCGTCAGACTCGCAATCCACAATGCCCGCCTCACAATATCCGCCCTGCTGTTCCTGCTGGCGGCGGGCTGGGTCGCCTATCAGTCGACGCCCAAGGAAGCGGAACCCGACGTTCCGATCCCGATGATGTATATCAGCCTGATCTACCAGGGCATTTCGCCGGAGGATTCGGAACGCCTTCTCCTGCGGCCGATGGAAAGCAAGCTGAAGAGCCTGAAGGGCCTCAAGGAGATGCGCTCGGCCGCCTTCCAGGGCGGCGGCTACGTGCTTGTCGAGTTCCAGCCGCAAACCAATCTGGCCACGGCGCTCCAGGACACGCGCAGCAAGGTGCAGGACGCCAAGGCCGACCTGCCGCAGGCGGCCGAGGAGCCGACGGTCAACGAGGTCAACGTTTCCGAGTTTCCGGTCCTCGTCGTCACTCTGTCGGGCGACGTGCCGGAGCGCTTGCTGACGGCGGCTGCGCGCGAACTGCGCGACCGTATCGAAGAGGTACCGGGCGTGCTGGAAGGCTCGCTGCAGGGCGCGCGCGACGATCTGGTCGAAGTGGTCATCGATCCGGTGAAGCTGTCCTCCTACGGGCTGCAGCTCGACCAGCTGATGCAAGGCGTCGGCGCCTCCAACAGCCTGGTCGCCGCCGGCAATCTCGAAGGCTCGGAAGGCAAATACGCGGTCAAGGTGCCGTCGCTGATCGAGACGCCCGAGGACGTGGCCAACCTGCCGGTCGTCGCCACACCCAACGCCGTGGTGCAGGCCAAGGACATCGCCACCATACGCTCGACCTTCAAGGACGCCGAGACGGTCACTCGCCTCGACGGCAAGCCGGCCATCGCCATCGAGGTGAAGAAGCGCATCGGCGCCAACCTGATCGACACGCTGAACCATGTCAGGGAGGTGTCCGACACCTTCATCAAGACGATGCCCGAAGGCATGCATGTCACCTACACGCAGGACAAGTCGGTCTTCGTCAACCAGCTCTTGGGTGACCTCCAGAACCACGTCATGATCGCCGTGATCCTGGTGTTCATCGTCATTCTCTACGCGCTGTCGGGCCGCGCCTCGCTGCTCATCGGGCTGGCCATACCATCGTCCTTCCTCATCGGCATATTGCTGCTTGCCATGATGGGCTACACGATCAACATGATCGTGCTGTTCAGCCTCATCCTGGCTGTCGGCATGCTGGTCGACGACGCCATCATCGTCACCGAGTTCGCCGAGCGGCGCATGAGCGAAGGCATGCCGAAGGCGGATGCCTTCGCGCTCGCCGCCAAGCGCATGGCCGGCCCGGTCATCGCGGCGACGATGACGCGCATCGCCGCGTTCTCGCCGCTGCTGTTCTGGCCCGGCATCATCGGCGACTTCATGAAATACATGCCGATCACGCTGATCGTCACGCTGTCGGCCTCGATGCTCTATGCGCTGGTGTTCGCGCCGACGCTGGGCGCGATCTTCGCCAAGGCGCCGAAGCATCACGAGGACGACAACCGCGACGGCTGGTACATGGCCATCGTCAAGCAGGCGGTGCGCTTCCCGATCACCGTCCTGGTGCTCACCGTGGCGCTGCTGTTCGGCGTCGGCTACGCCTATTCGAAATACGGCGCCGGCGTCGAGTTCTTCCCCAGCGTCGAGCCGGACTACGGCCTGCTCTACGTGCATGCGCGCGGCAATCTTTCGCTGGCCGAGATGGATGCCGCCACCAGGACGGCGGAGAACAGGCTGCTCGGCTGGCCGGGCGTAAAATCGGTCTATACACGCGCCGGCAAGACTCAGGGCGGCGGCCAGGACATTCCCGAGGACGTCGTCGGCGTGATCCAGTACGAGTTCGTCGACTGGCGCGAGCGCAAATCCGCCAACCAGATCCTCAGCGACCTGCGCGGCGTCATGGCCGGCATTCCCGGCGTCGATGTCGAGGTGCGCGTGCCGGAGGCCGGCCCGCCGACCGGCAAGCCGATCCAGATCAGGCTTTCGGCCGCCGATCCCGCCGGGCTCGACGACAAGGCGCGCGAAGTGGCGGCGCGGATCGCCAAGGTGCCCAACGTCATCGACATTTCGGACGGCCTGCCGCCGCCCGGCGTCGACTGGGCGCTCGAGGTCGACCGCGCCAAGGCCGCCCAATACGGCATCAGCCCGACCTCGGTCGGCACCGTGGTGCAGCTGGTGACCAACGGCTTGAAGCTGTCGGAATACCGGCCGGCGGGCGCGGACGATGCCGTCGACATCCGCCTGCGCCTGCCGGAAGACCGGCGCACGCTGTCGACGCTCGACGAACTCAGAGTGCAGACGTCGCAAGGGTCGGTGCCGATCTCGAACTTCGTCGTGCGCAAGCCCGAGCCGACGGTCGGCATTCTCAACCGCATCGACGGCGCGCGCACCGTCGTCGTGCAGGCCAATGTCGCCGCCGGAGCGCAGGTCGCAGCTGTACAGGAGCAGGTGACCAAGGCGGTCTCGGACATGGACCTCGGCAGCGGCATCCGCTGGAAGCTCGCCGGTTCCAACGAAGACAGCGCGGAAGCGAGCGCCTTCCTCAGCAAGGCCTTCGGCGCGGCGATCTTCCTGATCTTCCTGGTGCTGCTGGCGCAGTTCAACAAGTTCACCAGCGTCTGGCTGGTGCTGTCCTGCGTGGTCATGGCGACGATCGGCGTGTTCCTGGGCCTGCTTCTGACAGGCGAAGCGTTCGGCATCGTCATGTCGGGCATCGGCGTCATCGCGCTGGCCGGCGTGGTGGTCAACAACAATATCGTGCTGATCGACACCTATGACCGGCTGCGCGAGGAGGGCTGGGACAAGATGGAAGCGGTGCTGCAGACCTGCCGCGAGCGTGCCCGCCCGGTGGTGCTGACGGCGGTTTCGGCTATCTTGGGCGTGCTGCCGATCGCCTTCGGCCTCGGTCTCGAGATCTTCCATCATGAGACGACGATCAACGCGCCTTCGACGCAGTGGTGGATTTCGCTGTCGTCGGCGATCGTGTTCGGCCTGTCCTTCGCCACCGTGCTGACGCTGGTGGTGACGCCGTCGATGCTGATGGTGTTCACCCGCGCCAAGGTCAAGCCCGGCGCGCGGCGAGGGTGGTTCAGCCGGCTGTTGCGACGCGGCAAGCGAGAGATCTCGCCGCAGGAGCCAGCGGCCGATGGCGACGCCGAGCCGGCAGTCGCCTTCCCGAAGGCCGCCGAATAG
- the phaR gene encoding polyhydroxyalkanoate synthesis repressor PhaR — translation MAAKDDPIVIKKYANRRLYNTGTSTYVTLEDLAEMVKKGEEFTVQDAKTGDDITHPVLTQIIFELENKDGQNMLPIPFLRQLIAFYGDQMQMIVPSFLEQSMIAFSKEQERFREQMKGAIGKSPLDMMKMATPIKALEEQTRRNMEMFQNAMRLFTPFPPAGSAPAAAPAEPARKETPEKPDDLQQLKDQIAAMQRKLDTMS, via the coding sequence ATGGCTGCGAAAGACGATCCGATCGTCATCAAGAAATATGCCAATCGCCGGCTCTACAACACCGGCACCAGCACCTATGTGACGCTCGAGGACCTGGCCGAAATGGTCAAGAAGGGCGAAGAGTTCACGGTGCAGGACGCCAAGACCGGCGACGACATCACGCATCCGGTTCTGACCCAGATCATCTTCGAATTGGAGAACAAGGACGGGCAGAACATGCTGCCGATCCCGTTCCTGCGCCAGTTGATCGCCTTCTACGGCGACCAGATGCAGATGATCGTGCCGAGCTTCCTCGAACAGTCGATGATCGCCTTCTCCAAGGAACAGGAGCGCTTCCGCGAGCAGATGAAGGGCGCCATCGGCAAGTCACCACTCGACATGATGAAGATGGCCACGCCGATCAAGGCGCTGGAGGAGCAGACGCGCCGCAACATGGAAATGTTCCAGAATGCCATGCGGCTGTTCACGCCTTTCCCGCCGGCAGGCTCGGCACCTGCGGCGGCCCCCGCCGAACCGGCCAGGAAGGAAACGCCGGAAAAACCCGACGATCTGCAGCAGTTGAAGGACCAGATCGCGGCCATGCAGCGCAAGCTCGACACCATGTCGTGA
- a CDS encoding citrate synthase yields MSEWLSRDEALERLKVRPQTLYAYVSRGRIGMRPDSADPRRSQYRADDIAALMMRRERGRSPSAIAESAIAWGEPSLVTSISTVSHGHLVYRGRDAVALSEHATLEETAAVLWALPEPVSFEAPASDQSQQLGRAPAFMQLAMLAGQARPSLGRGAASLCADAARAIGVLAGALGASAGSDPVHMRLARGWSVDEGGAQAIRRALVLLADHELNASTFAARVAASTGASPAACLLAGLATLSGPRHGGAGEAVMQLADDAARHGADAAIRRWLGHDRPLPAFGHPLYPEGDPRATALLAAIDNTDRTLRSLEIAAIAATGARPNVDFALAVLTRSLDLPRDAPFQLFALGRSVGWAAHMVEQAMSGGSIRPRGRYEGLLP; encoded by the coding sequence ATGTCCGAATGGCTGTCGCGGGACGAGGCACTGGAACGGCTCAAGGTGCGGCCGCAGACGCTCTACGCCTATGTCAGTCGCGGGCGCATCGGCATGCGCCCGGACAGTGCCGATCCACGCCGCAGCCAATATCGCGCCGACGATATCGCGGCCCTGATGATGCGAAGAGAGCGCGGACGCAGCCCATCGGCCATCGCCGAAAGCGCCATCGCCTGGGGCGAACCCTCGCTCGTCACCTCGATCTCGACCGTTTCGCACGGCCACCTTGTCTATCGGGGCCGCGACGCCGTTGCGCTGTCCGAACATGCCACGCTCGAAGAGACCGCCGCCGTGCTGTGGGCCCTGCCTGAGCCGGTGAGTTTCGAGGCTCCGGCCTCGGATCAATCCCAACAACTCGGCCGAGCCCCGGCCTTCATGCAACTTGCCATGCTCGCCGGCCAGGCGCGGCCTTCACTAGGGCGCGGCGCCGCCTCGCTGTGCGCCGACGCCGCGCGCGCGATCGGCGTGCTGGCCGGCGCTCTTGGCGCCTCGGCGGGATCAGATCCGGTGCACATGCGGTTGGCGCGAGGCTGGTCGGTGGATGAAGGCGGGGCGCAGGCTATCCGGCGCGCCCTTGTGCTGCTTGCCGATCACGAACTCAACGCATCGACCTTCGCGGCGCGCGTCGCGGCCTCGACCGGAGCCTCGCCCGCCGCCTGCCTGCTCGCCGGTCTGGCGACACTTTCCGGTCCGCGGCACGGTGGCGCCGGCGAGGCGGTGATGCAACTCGCGGACGATGCGGCGCGGCACGGCGCCGATGCGGCGATCCGGCGCTGGCTCGGCCATGACAGGCCTTTGCCAGCGTTCGGCCATCCGCTCTATCCCGAAGGCGATCCCCGCGCCACGGCGCTTTTGGCGGCCATCGACAACACCGACAGAACATTGCGATCGCTGGAAATCGCCGCCATTGCCGCGACCGGCGCCCGCCCGAACGTCGACTTTGCCCTGGCCGTTCTGACGCGCAGCCTCGACCTGCCGCGCGATGCGCCGTTCCAGCTGTTCGCGCTTGGACGCAGCGTTGGCTGGGCCGCCCACATGGTCGAACAGGCAATGAGCGGCGGCAGCATCAGGCCGCGCGGTCGCTACGAGGGATTATTGCCGTAG
- a CDS encoding acetyl-CoA C-acetyltransferase, protein MPASNAIVVASAARTPVGSFNGAFAATPAHELGAVVVRELLSRAGVEAAEVDEVILGQVLTAAQGQNPARQASILAGLPRETTAWGLNQVCGSGLRAIALGMQQIATGDAKVVVAGGQESMSMSPHAQHLRAGVKMGDYKMIDTMIKDGLWDAFNGYHMGNTAENVARQFQITREDQDQFALASQNKAEAAQKAGRFKDEIVAFTIKGKKGDTIVDQDEYIRHGATLDAMTKLKPAFDKDGTVTAANASGINDGAAGALLMSEAEAARRGITPLARIVSWATAGVDPAIMGTGPIPASRKALEKAGWSVGDLDLIEANEAFAAQACAVNKDMGWDPSIVNVNGGAIAIGHPIGASGARIFNTLVHEMRRRGAKKGLSTLCIGGGMGVAMCVEAL, encoded by the coding sequence ATGCCCGCTTCCAATGCCATCGTCGTCGCCAGCGCGGCGCGCACACCGGTCGGTTCCTTCAACGGCGCTTTCGCCGCCACCCCGGCTCACGAGCTTGGCGCCGTCGTCGTAAGGGAATTGTTGTCGCGCGCCGGCGTCGAGGCGGCCGAAGTCGACGAGGTCATTCTTGGCCAGGTGCTGACCGCGGCCCAAGGGCAGAACCCCGCCCGCCAGGCTTCGATCCTCGCCGGGCTGCCCAGGGAGACCACCGCCTGGGGCCTCAACCAGGTGTGCGGCTCGGGCCTGCGCGCCATCGCGCTCGGCATGCAGCAGATCGCCACCGGCGATGCCAAGGTGGTTGTCGCCGGCGGCCAGGAATCGATGTCGATGTCGCCGCACGCCCAGCATCTGCGCGCTGGCGTCAAGATGGGCGACTACAAGATGATCGACACCATGATCAAGGATGGACTGTGGGATGCCTTTAATGGCTATCACATGGGCAACACGGCCGAGAACGTCGCCCGCCAGTTCCAGATCACCCGCGAGGACCAGGACCAGTTCGCGCTGGCCTCGCAGAACAAGGCCGAGGCCGCGCAGAAGGCCGGCCGGTTCAAGGACGAGATCGTCGCCTTCACCATCAAGGGCAAGAAGGGCGATACAATTGTCGACCAGGACGAATACATCCGCCATGGCGCGACGCTGGATGCCATGACCAAACTGAAGCCGGCCTTCGACAAGGACGGCACTGTGACCGCCGCCAATGCCTCCGGCATCAACGACGGCGCCGCCGGCGCGCTTTTGATGAGCGAAGCGGAAGCTGCCAGGCGGGGCATCACCCCGCTGGCGCGCATCGTCTCCTGGGCGACCGCGGGCGTTGACCCGGCGATCATGGGCACCGGTCCGATTCCCGCCTCGCGAAAAGCGCTGGAAAAGGCCGGCTGGTCGGTCGGCGATCTCGACCTGATCGAGGCCAACGAGGCTTTCGCCGCGCAGGCCTGCGCGGTCAACAAGGACATGGGCTGGGATCCCTCGATCGTCAACGTCAATGGTGGCGCCATCGCCATCGGTCATCCGATCGGCGCCTCTGGCGCGCGCATTTTCAACACGCTGGTCCACGAGATGCGCCGAAGAGGTGCCAAGAAGGGTCTCTCCACCCTGTGCATCGGCGGCGGCATGGGCGTCGCCATGTGCGTCGAAGCGCTCTAA
- a CDS encoding efflux RND transporter periplasmic adaptor subunit, with translation MPKIRFHKLAAVVVLIGFAAWMATGEFSSVGSAAADAQRAAEAEKAKTPEAGKPNTAQAEPKAAPRTVAVVTPPRKTYARAIRISGLTEADKRAVLATRVAGVIDKLPVSQGQHVKTGDLVLMLAAEEKISNVDNAKQLLAQRRAELDAAERLAKTGNLPKLQLDTARSNLTSAQSMLETAQAELDRNEVKAPFDGVIDRVPVELGSSVMQGGEVATILKLDPVIARGEISERDLRYIKIGEEANVRLVNDQKVTGTVRYISRDASSQTRTFRVEVAIPNADGSIPAGMTAEITLSAEPTDAVLLPRSVVTLGDKGDLGIRAVGSDDKVAFYPIDLVDDTPNGLVLGGIPKDARIIVAGQELVKEGDIVKPVEADQATINKLIGEATAGTQ, from the coding sequence ATGCCGAAAATCAGGTTTCACAAGCTTGCTGCCGTTGTTGTGCTCATCGGTTTCGCCGCCTGGATGGCGACGGGCGAGTTTTCATCCGTTGGCAGTGCCGCCGCCGACGCCCAGAGGGCGGCAGAGGCCGAAAAGGCCAAGACGCCGGAGGCCGGCAAGCCGAACACGGCGCAAGCCGAGCCGAAAGCCGCGCCGCGCACCGTCGCGGTGGTGACGCCGCCGCGCAAGACCTATGCGCGCGCTATCCGCATTTCGGGGCTGACCGAGGCCGACAAGCGCGCGGTGCTGGCAACGCGCGTCGCCGGTGTCATCGACAAACTGCCGGTCAGCCAAGGCCAGCACGTCAAGACGGGCGATCTGGTTCTGATGCTGGCGGCCGAAGAGAAAATCTCGAATGTCGACAACGCCAAGCAGTTGCTGGCGCAACGCAGGGCCGAGCTCGACGCCGCCGAACGGCTGGCCAAGACCGGCAATCTGCCGAAGCTGCAGCTCGACACGGCGCGCTCGAATTTGACCTCGGCGCAATCAATGCTGGAGACCGCGCAGGCCGAGCTCGACCGCAACGAGGTCAAGGCGCCGTTCGACGGCGTCATCGACAGGGTGCCGGTGGAACTCGGCAGCTCGGTCATGCAAGGCGGCGAGGTGGCGACCATCCTCAAGCTCGATCCGGTGATCGCCCGCGGCGAAATCAGCGAACGCGACCTGCGCTACATCAAGATCGGCGAAGAGGCCAATGTGCGCCTGGTCAACGACCAGAAGGTCACCGGCACCGTGCGGTATATCAGCCGCGACGCCTCCTCCCAGACCCGCACCTTCCGTGTCGAAGTGGCGATCCCCAATGCGGATGGCAGCATCCCCGCCGGTATGACGGCCGAGATCACGCTCAGCGCCGAGCCGACCGATGCGGTTCTGCTGCCGCGTTCGGTGGTGACGCTGGGTGACAAGGGTGATCTCGGCATCCGCGCCGTCGGCAGCGACGACAAGGTGGCCTTCTACCCGATCGACCTGGTGGACGACACGCCGAACGGTCTCGTGCTCGGCGGAATTCCGAAAGATGCGCGCATCATTGTCGCCGGCCAGGAACTGGTGAAGGAAGGCGATATCGTCAAGCCCGTCGAGGCCGACCAGGCGACCATCAACAAGCTGATCGGCGAAGCCACCGCCGGTACGCAGTAG
- a CDS encoding citrate synthase/methylcitrate synthase codes for MANGLDDVVAAETVLSDVDGLGGRLTIRGYSLPELAGRWNYPQVVRLLLDGFFDDVPGDAELAARLGQARVEVFDRLLPCLPLLAPLDVYSAMRAGMALLPDGETLTDALGLIAAPAVLTPALLRLLHGEQPVAPDGKADHAADMLRMLDGSVPTPVLAKALDTYLVTVCDHGLNASTFATRIVASTQAGLTSSVLAGLGALKGPLHGGAPGPVIEMLDAIQAHGDTAGWLRGEIARGERIMGFGHRIYRVRDPRADVLKAVVRQLGGEGETGRRLAFAETVEQAALDVLRIAKPQRSLQTNVEFYTALVLEAAGFPSQAFSNVFAAGRVAGWVAHAREQQTTGRLIRPLSRYVGPMPDLVA; via the coding sequence ATGGCGAACGGGCTCGATGATGTGGTGGCGGCGGAAACGGTGCTGTCCGACGTGGATGGGCTGGGCGGCCGCTTGACGATCCGGGGGTACTCCCTGCCGGAACTGGCCGGGCGATGGAACTATCCGCAGGTCGTTCGCCTGCTTCTCGACGGCTTCTTCGACGACGTTCCCGGAGACGCGGAACTGGCCGCGAGACTGGGCCAGGCGCGCGTCGAGGTGTTCGACCGGCTCTTGCCTTGCCTGCCCCTGCTGGCGCCGCTCGACGTCTATAGCGCCATGCGCGCCGGCATGGCGCTGCTGCCGGACGGCGAGACGCTGACGGACGCGCTTGGGCTGATCGCGGCGCCCGCCGTGCTGACGCCGGCGCTCTTGCGCCTGCTGCACGGCGAGCAGCCGGTCGCGCCGGATGGGAAGGCCGATCATGCCGCCGATATGCTGAGGATGCTCGACGGTTCCGTGCCGACGCCGGTTCTGGCAAAGGCACTCGACACTTACCTCGTGACCGTCTGCGACCACGGCCTCAATGCCTCGACCTTCGCCACGCGCATCGTCGCTTCGACGCAGGCCGGGCTGACATCGTCGGTGCTGGCTGGCCTCGGGGCGCTCAAGGGCCCACTGCATGGCGGCGCGCCCGGCCCTGTCATCGAGATGCTCGACGCCATCCAGGCGCATGGCGACACCGCCGGCTGGCTGCGCGGCGAGATCGCGCGTGGTGAACGCATCATGGGCTTCGGCCACCGCATCTACCGCGTGCGCGATCCGCGCGCCGATGTGCTGAAGGCGGTGGTGCGGCAACTCGGCGGGGAGGGCGAGACCGGTCGCCGGCTGGCCTTCGCCGAGACAGTCGAACAGGCTGCGCTCGATGTGCTTCGGATTGCCAAGCCGCAGCGCTCGCTGCAGACCAATGTCGAGTTCTACACCGCGTTGGTGCTGGAAGCGGCGGGTTTTCCCAGCCAAGCCTTCAGCAATGTCTTCGCGGCCGGGCGCGTCGCCGGTTGGGTCGCGCATGCGCGCGAGCAGCAGACGACGGGACGGCTGATCCGGCCGCTGTCGCGCTATGTCGGACCGATGCCGGACCTCGTCGCCTGA